The Comamonas sp. 26 DNA window CTGACGCCAAGACGCTGCAGCGCCGCATCGAAAAGGTCGAAGCCTGGCTGGCCAACCCTGATCTGCTGTCTGCCGACAAGGATGCTGAGTACGCTCACGTCATTGAAATCGACATGGGCGACATCAAGGAACCTATCGTTTGCTGCCCTAACGATCCTGATGATGCCAAGACCCTGTCCGACGTGTCCGGTGTCAAGATCGACGAAGCCTTCATCGGTTCTTGCATGACCAACATCGGTCACTTCCGCGCCGCAGCCAAGCTGCTGGGCGGCCAGCGCGACATCCCTGTCAAGCTGTGGGTGGCTCCTCCCACCAAGATGGACCAGACCGAGCTGATCAAGGAAGGCCATTACGCCGCCTTCGGTACCGCCGGTGCGCGTACCGAAATGCCCGGCTGCTCGCTGTGCATGGGCAACCAGGCCCAAGTGCGCGAAGGTGCGACTGTCATCTCGACTTCGACTCGTAACTTCCCCAACCGTCTGGGCAAGAACACCAACGTGTACCTGGGATCGGCCGAGTTGGCCGCCATCGCGTCGCGTCTGGGCTACCTGCCTTCCAAGGAAGAGTACCTGAAGGAAATGGGCGTGATCGATGCCGACAAGGCATCTGTCTACCGCTACATGAACTTCAACGAAATCGCTGAGTACGCTGAAGTGGCTGCCAAGATCTAAGCCTCAGAAGCCAAGGCTTTCAAAGGCCTTGCTCCCAAAGCCCGCAGGATGAAAGTTCTGCGGGCTTTTGCTTTTTTACTCCGGCTGCGATGGCTGCTGCAAACCCGTCTGCGTTTCGGCATTGGCGATCCACGGCCAGAGTCGTAGTCTGACTCAGTCAAAAAAGTGAGCTGCAAGCGCCCGCCATTCAATAGGAGTAGGAGTGGTTTCATATCGAAATCCAGATTTGATAGGCGCTGCGAGCTATGTTTTTCGTTATACCAACCATGTCCTTCGGCGGATAACTTTGTCTGGGGCAACAGAGATAATTTCGAAGCTTTAAAATCCACGGCTGCGCCGCGCTGGCGCACTCTTCGCAACCATGGGTTCCCTCGCCCCCATAGACCAAAAAGGACTGTCATGACATCCGCTCATGCCGTGCAGACGCCATCGTCGCGCCTGCCGCTATACCTCTCGCTTCTGGTGGTGTTCCACATCGCCATCGTCATCGCCAGCAACTATCTGGTGCAACTGCCGATCACGCTGCTGGGCTTTCACAGCACCTGGGGTGCCTTCAGCTTTCCGTTCATCTTCCTGGCCACCGACCTGACCGTGCGTCTGATCGGTAAGGTGGAAGCACGGCGCGTCATCACACGGGCCATGTTGCCTGCGCTGCTGGTGTCCTATGTAGTGGGCGTGCTGTTCCATGACGGCCGCTTCAATGGCTGGGACACGCTGGAGTCCTTCAACAGCTTTGTGTTTCGCATCGCTCTGGCCAGCTTTGCTGCCTATGTGTTGGGCCAGTTGCTGGACATTCAGGTGTTCGACCGCATTCGTCAGAAAAGCCATGCCTGGTGGTTGGCGCCTGCCGCTGCCTCGGTGTTCGGTCAGCTGCTGGATACGGCAGCTTTCTTCTCGATTGCTTTCTGGAACAGCACCGATGCTTTCATGGCCGCCAACTGGATGGAAATCGCCATGGTCGATTACGTCATCAAGCTGGCTGTGAGTCTGCTGCTATTCGTTCCTGCCTATGGCGTGGTGCTGGCCACGATTGTGCGCAGCATGCGCATGCCGGCAGCGCCAGCGGCTGTTGCGCCCTGAGCAGGCGGCTTCACGCCGCGGCAATCCAAGCCCCTTCTCGAAGGGGCTTTTTTTCGCCTTGATGCGGTTGGCAATGAAAAAGGCCGCCTGATGACGGCAGCCTTTGAATCTTTAGTTGCGTTTTTGGCTTCAGGTCTGGCTTTGCAGATAGTTCTGCAGCCCAACCATATTGATCAGGCTTAGTTGCTTCTCCAGCCAGTAGGCATGGTCTTCCTCTGTATCGCGCAACTGGGTCAGCAGCATGTCGCGGCTCACATAGTCGCGGTGCTGTTCGCATAGCGCTATGCCTTGCTGCAGACCGGCGCGCACCTCGTACTCGGTAGCCAGGTCTTTGCTCAGCATCTCGGGAACGGTCTCGCCGGGCGTGAATTCCTTGGGGCGCATGTCGGGGTGGCCGCCCAGCATCAGGATGCGGCGCAGCAGTGCGTCGGCATGCTGGGTCTCTTCCTGCATCTCGTGATCCAGGCGCGTGAAGAGCTTGGTGAAGCCTTGGTCTTCATAGATGCGCGAGTGCGCGAAGTACTGGTCGCGCGCTGCGAGCTCGCCGCGCAGCAGGTCCTTCAGATAGTCGACGACAGCGGGGTGGCCTTGCATATTTGTTGTTCTCGTTGAGTTTGCGAAGCCTGAAGTATCTCGCGGCTGGCTTCAGCAAACCAGGATGGCTATCAATTCCCGAGCGCCAGCGCTCTGGATGCGGGCTGTAAGCAGGTGTATTCGCATTGACGAGCCAGGACGCCGGCTCTTTTCAGAGCCTTGCCACGGCCTGCTTCAGGCAGGTCAGCAGCGTCTGCACCAGCGGATTGGCGGGATCGCGGCGCCACATGGCCAGCATCTCGGACGAGGGGTGCGCTCCCTGCAGTGGGCGGAACACCAGGCGCGGCATACCCACGCGCTCCAGCGCAGCGGGCACCAGCGCCAGGCCCTGGCCCAGCGAAACCAGCGAAATCACCGACAGCCAGTGCCGCACCTCGTGGCGCACCTCGGGCGCAAAGCCGTGGGCCAGGCACATCTCGTAGATACGCTGGTGGTAGGCCGGCGAAACCATGGGGGAAAACAGGATCAGCCGGTCGTTCTTCAGTTCGGCCAGGTCAACGGCTTCGCAGGCCTGCAGAGCATGGTGCTCGGGCATGCAGACCACGAAAGCCTCTTCCATGATGAGCTGGCTGGCAATGCCTTCGGGCGGCTGTATGGAATGGACCAGGGCCATGTCCAGCCGCATCTGCTGCAGGTCGAGGATTTGTTCGGCGCTGTTGGCTTCCAGCATGTCCACACGTACTTGGGGATGCAGGAGCTGGAATTGCTCCAATGCCTGGGGCAGGCCGCGGTACAGGCTGGAGCCGACAAAGCCCAGGCGCAGATGGCCGCGCGTGCCCTGTGCCACGTCACGTGTTTCCTGCGCGGCCTGCTGGCTCAGGGCCAGCAGCTGGCGAGCCTTGCCCAGCAGATGTTCGCCTGCTGCCGTGAGCCGCACGCCCTTGCTGCTGCGTTCGAACAACTGGGCCTGCAGCTCTTGCTCGAGCTGCTTGATGGCCACGGACAGCGGGGGCTGAGAGATCGACAACCGCTGGGCCGCGCGGCTGAAGTGAAGCTCTTCGGCCAAGGTGACGAAGTAGTGCAGCAGCCGCAGTTCCATGGTGTTAATAATATTTAAAAAGTATTGATAAAGATTTTAATAATATTTGACGCGAATACACCAGGGTGCTGAAATTTACCGTAATTGATTCCAGCAGGAGACCTTCATGTCCGCCAATGACCAGCCTCAGATGCATGCCGTGACCCAGGCCGTCAACGCCCAGGCTCACCCGGTGCCCGACCGCCACGGTGCCAATTTCTATGCCACCGACGCCGAGCTGCAATCGCTGCTCAAGCTCTATCTGCCAGCCGATCTGCTGGCCCATCTGCAGCCGTACTTCCAGCGCATGGGCGAGCTGGCCGGTGGCCGCATCGACGAGCTGGCCGGCATTGCCGACAAGAACCCGCCCGAGCTGGAATACCGCACGCGCTCGGGCCAGGACCGCCAGCGCATCATCAAGCATCCGGCCTATGAAGAGCTGGAGCGAATTGCCTATGGAGAGTTCGGCCTGCAGGCCATGTCGCACCGCGACGACATGCTGGGCTGGCAGGGCAAGATGCCGCCGATCGTCAAATACGCACTGACCTATCTGTTCGTGCAGTCCGAGTTCGGTTTGTGCTGCCCGCTGTCCATGACCGATTCGCTGACCCGCACCTTGAAGAAGTTCGGCAGCAGTGAGCTGGTGGACAAATACCTGCCACAACTGCTGTCGCTGGACTGGGATGAACAGGCGCAAGGAGCCATGTTCATGACCGAGCAGGCGGCCGGCTCGGACATCTCCAACACCCAGACCATAGCCTATGCCCAGGCCGATGGCAGCTGGAGCCTGACGGGCGACAAATGGTTTTGCTCCAACCCCGATGCGGAATTTGCCATGGTGCTGGCGCGCGTGGATGGCGGGCCGCCCGGCATGAAGGGCATTTCGCTGTTTCTGCTGCCGCGGAGCCTGGACGACGGCAGCGACAACCATTACCGCATCGTTCGCTTGAAGGACAAGATGGGCACGCGCTCCATGGCCAGCGGCGAAATCCGCATGGACGATGCCCGTGCCTATCTGGTGGGCGAGCAGGGCCGGGGCTTTGTGCAGATGGCCGATATGGTCAACAACTCACGTCTGTCGAACGGCGTGCGTTCGGCCGGCATGATGCGCCGCGCCGTGGCCGAGGCCGAGTTCATCGCCCATGAGCGCATCGCCTTCGGCAAGCGCATTGAGGACATGCCACTGATGCAGCGCCAGCTCGACAAGCTACGCCTGCCGGCCGAACAGGCGCGCAGCATGGTGTTCCAGACAGCGCAGACGTTGATGCGCTCCGATGCCGGCGAGCCCGATGCCTATGCGCTGCTGCGCATTCTGACGCCCATGCTCAAATTCCGCGCCTGCCGCGATGCGCGCAAGGTCACGGGCGATGCCATGGAAGTGCGTGGCGGCTGCGGCTATATCGAGGAGTGGAGCGACCCGCGTCTGGTGCGCGATGCCCACCTGGGCTCCATCTGGGAAGGCACGAGCAATATCGTGGCCCTTGATGTGATTCGGGCCATCAAGCGCGAAGGTTCGCTGCCGGTGCTGCAAGCCTATTTGACGAAGCTGCTGGATGAGGCGCAGCTCAGCGCCGCTTACCGCCAGGCGCTGGAAGCAGCGCTGGCGCGGGCCGGCGCACTGGCAGAGAAAGCGGCAGAAGAGGGTGGCGATGTGCTGGCCCGCCAGGCGGCTACCGGCCTCTACAACTGCACCACGGCCATTGCCATGGCCTGGGAGGCGGGCCAGACCGGCTCGGCCGAGCGCCTGCGCCTGTCGCAGCTGGTGCTGCTGCACCGCGTGCTGTCGCGCGATCCGCTGGAGTCGGCCCAGCTGCCGGCGCAGTGGAATACATGATTTGAATGAAATACGGCTGCAGCGCAATATAGACAAGCGCTAGCAGCTATCAATTTTATAAGCCAACGTTTGATTGGCAGATTTACCAAGGAGACAAGCCATGAGTGTGAATCGTCGTCTGTTCGTGGGCGCTGGCGTGATGGCCGGTGCCGCCCTGAGTCTGGGAACTTCGCTGGGCGCCGTGGCGGCCGAGAAATTTCCCGAGCGCCCCATCATGTTTGTCGTGCCCTTTCCTCCGGGCGGGCCCACAGACGCCATGGCCCGCATTCTGGCCACCGAGCTGACCAAGGAACTGGGCCAGAGCGTGATCGTGGAAAACAAGGCCGGTGCCGGCGGCAATATCGGTGCCGATGCCGTGGCCCGCGCCAAGCCCGATGGCTACACACTGATGTTCGGCACCTCGGGCCCGCTGGCCATCAACAAGCCGCTGTACAAGTCCATCAATTACGACCCGCGCACCAGCTTCACGCCCATTATTTATGTGGGCTATCTGCCCAATGTGCTGGTGGTGCGCCCGGATCTGGGCGTGAGCAATGTCAAGGAGCTGATTGCGCTGGACAAGGCCAAGCCCGGCAAGCTCAACTTTGCTTCGTCCGGCAATGGGGCTTCCTCTCATCTGGCGGGGGTGCTGTTCAACGGCATGGCCGGTACCCAGTTGCAGCATGTGCCCTACAAGGGCACGGGCCCGGCGCTCAATGATTTGCTGGCAGGGCAGGTGGACATGGCCTTTACCGACATCCTCACGGCCATGCCTTATATCAAGGCAGGCAAGTTCAAGGCCCTGGGCATTGCCACGGCCAAGCATTCCAGCGCCATGCCGCAAATCCCCACCATCGCCGAGCAAGGCCTGCCGGCTTATGACGTGAGCGTGTTCTTTGGCGTGGTCGGCCCCAAGGGCATGGCTGCAGATCGGGTGGAGCTGCTGAACCGCGCCTATACCAAGGCCCTGGACTCCGAGAATGTCAAAAAAGCGTTTGCCGCCCAGGGGCTGGAGCGCGGTGCCGACACCAAGCCAGCCTATCTGGCAAGCCTGGTGAAAACCGAGGTCGACAAATGGACTGAGGTGGTGCAAAAGGCGGGCGTCAAGCTCGATTGATGAGCACATCGCGCCTTCGTCGGTTGACAGCGCTGGAGGCGGTCCCTCTGCCCGTCACTGCCCATGAGAGAGATCGCTGTGATCCATGGGCTTCACATCATGGATTGGATATGACAATTTCAAGCCCTCCCCATTTGCTGGCGCAGCTGCAGGCCACGGCAGCCGAGTTTGTGGATATTCGCCGCAGCATCCATGCCCATCCCGAGCTGGCCTTTGAGGAAAACCGTACCAGCAGTATCGTGGCCGAATGCCTGGAGCGCTGGGGCTATGCGGTGCATCGAGGCCTTGGCACGACCGGCGTGGTCGGCGTTCTGAAAAAAGGCCTGGGTGGAAAATCCTTGGGCATCCGGGCCGACATGGATGCTCTGCCCATTCATGAACGCACAGGGCTGGATTACGCCAGCCGCCTGCCGGGCAAGATGCATGCTTGCGGACATGACGGACATACCGCCATCTTGCTATGTGCGGCCCAATACCTTGCCGAACAGGCGGAGTTCAACGGAACGTTGAATCTGATCTTTCAGCCCGCCGAGGAAAACGAGGGCGGCGCCTTGCGCATGGTGGATGAGGGCCTGTTCGAGCAGTTTCCCTGCGATGAAATCTATGCGCTTCACAACGCGCCGGGTCTGCCGGTGGGCAAGATGGCCATCAGTCAGGGGCCGGCCATGGCCTCGTTTGATCGGGTCACCGTGACGCTGCGCGGGCGCAGCGCCCATGGAGCCATGCCGCACCACGGCATCGATAGCATGCAATGCGCGGCAAGCATTGTGCTCGGCTTGCAATCCATCATCACGCGGGAGATAGATGCCCAGCATGCGGCCGTCATCACGGTGGGGTCCATCCAGGCGGGCGAGGTCTTCAATATCGTGCCTGAAACTGCGGTACTCAAGATCGGGGTGCGGGCGCTGGACCCCGATGTGCGCAGCTGGGTGGAAAGGCGCATCAAGGCCTTTATCCAGGCCCAGGCAGAGAGCTATCAACTCGGTTGCGAGATCGCCTATGTGCACAAGTACCCGGTGCTCGTGAACTGCAGGGAGCAGACCGAGTATGCGCGCCAGGCGGCCATTCGCTTGCTGGGTACGGACAACGTGGGAGAGCGTACGCCCACGATGGGCAGTGAAGATTTTGCCTACATGCTGCAAAAGCGCCCGGGGGCTTACATCCGTCTCGGCAACGGAGTGGGCGAAGACGGCGGTTGCATGGTGCACAACCCGCTGTATGACTTCAACGACAAGGCCTTGCCTGTAGGCGCGGCCTTCTGGGTGCATCTGGCGCAAAGCTATCTGGCTTGAAGCGACACATCTGATACCTATAAAAGGAGACAACAGAAATGAACACCTATCACCGTCGCACCTTTTTGCAGCACACGGCAGCGCTTTCGAGTGCTGCCGCGCTCGTGGGCCGCAGTGCATGGGCTGCGGAATCTTTTCCCTCCAAGCCTTTGACCCTCATGGTTCCTTACCCCGCCGGCGGGGTCAGCGATGTGGCCGCGCGAATTTTTGCCGAGTCCATTGGGCGCAGCGTCAAGCAGCCGGTGATTGTGGAAAATCTCGGGGGAGGCACCGGTCTGATCGCCGCAAACAAGGTGCTCAACACGCCTGCCGATGGCTATATGTTCTTTCACGGCTCGGCCAATGAGGTGTTCCTGGCCCCGATGCTGAATGCGGCAGCGCGCTATAAGCCGAGTGACTTCATGCAAGTGGCGCCTACGACGGATGCCGCCATTGTGCTGATGGTGAGAGAGGGTCTGCCCGTCAGCAGCTATGACGGGTTTATCGACTATGCGCGCAGCCGCAAGGGTCAGCCTCTGACCTACGGGACAGTTGGCATTGACTCCATGTACAACCTCATGGGCGATGCGCTGGCCGCCAAGCTGCAGCTGCCGTTCCTGCATGTGCCCTACAAGGGGGCAGCCCCGGCCCTGCAGGATCTGGCCGGGGGGCAGGTGGACTTTGCCATCCTGCCCTACCAGGCCAGCTTTGAAGGCATGGCCAAGCAGGGGCGGCTGAAGATTTTGACCAGCTTCTCCAAAGCCTTGCCCAAGGACTTGAGCCATGTCCCTTTGATATCGCAGAGCAAATACAGCCCGGACTTCGAGTACACGGTCAGCGCCGGCTACTTCGTCAGAAAAAACACGCCGCCCGACCGGGTTGCCGTATTGCGCAGCGCCGTCGGCGAAGCATTGATGAATGCGGAAATCCGCAGCAAGCTGGAAGCAGAAGGCAAGCATGTTCGCCAGTCCACAGCCACGCAGGCGGAGTCCGACAAGAGCTTCAATCTGTTCCATCAGCGGCTGACTCTGTTGATCCAGAGCGTGGGCCGTAAGTCCTTGGCTTGAGCCATTGCTCGCCACGTAAAGCAGAGATTGTCGAGAATCGGTCGGGTGCGAAAGCGCCTACCTTGCCAGGAATTGAAAAATGCACAAACCCGCCACAATCCACCCAGGAGCCTTGCAAGGCGTCAAGGTTCTTGATCTGTCGCGCATCCTCGGGGGCCCGTTTTGCGGGCAGATACTGGGCGACCATGGTGCCGATGTGCTCAAGGTCGAGCCGCCACAGGGCGACGATACGCGCACCTGGGGCCCTCCATTTCAGGAGGGCGTGGCTTCCTATTACTTCGGACTAAACCGCAACAAGCGCAGCCAGTTTCTGGATTTGTCTGCCGCTGACGGGCAAGCGCGCGTGCGCGAGCTGATGGCCCAAGCCGATGTGGTGGTGGAGAACTTCAAGGTCGGCACCATGGAGAAATGGGGCATCGGCTACGAGCAGATGCATGCCGAGTTTCCTCACTTGATCTGGTGCCGTGTCACCGGCTTTGGCGCCGACGGTCCGCTGGGCAGTCTGCCAGGTTACGACGCAGCCATCCAGGCCATGGCTGGCATCATGAGCATCAACGGCGAAGCCGATGGCGAGCCCTTGCGCGTGGGTCTGCCGGTGGTGGACATGGTTACCGGCCTGAACGCGACGATAGGCGTGCTGCTGGCACTGCATGAGCGTGGACGCAGCGGCCAGGGGCAATTGGTGGATGCCTCGCTGTACGACTCCGGCCTGTCGCTGCTGCACCCGCATGCGGCCAACTGGTTCATGGGGGGCAAGGTGCCGCAGCGCTCGGGCAATGCCCATCCCAATATCTATCCCTATGACGCCTTGAATACCGGCGGTGCTCCCATTTTTCTGGCCGTGGGCAATGACCGGCAGTTCCGGCTGTTGTGCAGCCATGTGGGGCGTGAAGCGCTGGCGCAGGACGCACGCTTTGCCACGGCCGGCCAGCGATCGGTCAACCGGGTCGAACTCAAGACCTTGCTGGAAGAGGCTTTGCTGGTGTTCGATGGCGTGAGTCTGGCCGATGAGCTGATGGCCATCGGCGTGCCTGCGGCACCGGTTCTCAATGTGGCGCAGGCGCTGGAGCATCCGCATACCGAGCACCGGGAGATGATTGTCAGGATGGGGGACTATCAGGGACTTGGCGCACCGATCAAGCTCAGCCGCACGCCGGCCAGCTACCGGTTTGCACCTCTGAGTGAGGGCCGGGATTTTCTGACGGCTGGGACCCGCCCGGACGAGGGCCACAAGTCAGTCGCCTGATGGCGTGGTGATCGCAGGTCTTGCCGAGCCTGCCACCTGTTCCAAATGGAGGGCTCATGCTGCCCGGCGACACAGTGAAGGCAAGTGTGCAGTTCATGCACGAAGATGCAGCCGGTCAGCGTCTGACGCTTTATGGTTCTGTGTTGTCCAAGCAGGGGCAACGCTAGCACCCATGGCTTTTCAGTGGATCAGCGAGTAGGTGACACAGGGCTATATCCTCGGTGCCGACATTTCGCGCGAGCTTCTGCAGCTGTTGGTGGAGGTGGCTTATCAGCGACTGAGCTAGCACGATCGTCAGATTCTGTTCTCATTAGCGCTGCTTCGTGCGCTTTACAGAATTTGGCTTATGTGCTCTTTAATATATAGCATTGTGCGAAGGGTGAACGAGGGCTTGAAGCAGCGTTGTGTCTTGGGTTGCCGCGCTGATCTTGATCAGTTAAGTCTTCATGGGGCATGGACTCCCACACCGCAGTTGTCGTGAACTGTGCACAATGGACTGCACCAGAGTTATCCCCGTATTTTCTTCGATGGAGAGTCTCACGATGCGTCACGCCTATTCCCAAACCCTGAAGTCTTTCGAGACCGAAAGCGGCAAAAAAGGTCAGTTCTATTCCTTGCCCACCCTGGCCAAGCAGTTCCCTGAGATCAAGCGATTGCCGGTGTCGATCCGGATCGTTCTCGAATCGGTGCTGCGCAACTGCGACGGCGAGAAAATCACCGCAGCCCATGTCGAGCAACTGGCGCGCTGGCAGGCCAAACCCAAGAGCGAGCGGGTCGATGAAATTCCGTTTGTTGTCTCGCGCGTGGTGCTGCAGGACTTTACCGGCGTGCCCTTGCTGGCCGATCTGGCTGCCATGCGCAGCACAGCCGCCAAGCTGGGCAAGAAGCCCAAATCCATTGAGCCGCTGGTGCCTGTGGATCTGGTGGTTGATCACTCCATCATGGTCGATTACTTCGGCACCAAAAAGGCGCTGGACCTGAACATGAAGCTGGAGTTTCAGCGCAACCAGGAGCGCTACCAGTTCATGAAATGGGGCATGCAGGCCTTTGACACCTTTGGCGTGGTGCCGCCAGGGTTTGGCATCGTCCACCAGGTCAATCTCGAGTATCTGGCACGTGGTGTGCACAAGACCAAGGATGGCGTCTACTACCCCGATACGCTGGTCGGTACCGACAGTCACACCACCATGATCAACGGCATTGGTGTCGTGGCCTGGGGCGTGGGTGGTATCGAGGCCGAAGCGGCCATGCTGGGCCAGCCCGTGTATTTCCTCACGCCCGATGTCGTGGGTTTTGAGCTGACCGGCCAGTTGCGCGAAGGCGTGACGGCGACTGATCTGGTGCTCACGGTCACAGAAATCCTGCGCAAGGAAAAAGTCGTCGGCAAATTTGTCGAATTCTTTGGCGAAGGCACGCGCAGTCTCTCACTGCCCGACCGGGCCACGATTGGCAATATGGCGCCTGAATACGGCGCGACCATGGGATTCTTCCCCGTCGATGAAAAAACCATCGAGTACTTCAAGGGCACGGGTCGTACCAAGAGCGAAATTCAGGCCTTCGAGGCTTACTTCAAGGCTCAGAACCTGTTCGGCGTTCCCAAGGTGGGCGATATCGACTACTCGCATGTGGTCAAGCTGGATCTCGGCAAGGTCGCGCCTAGTCTGGCTGGCCCTAAGCGGCCACAGGACCGTATCGAGATCGGCAATGTGGCTGCTCAGTTCGATGAGCTGTTCAGCGCACCGGTTGCGCAAAATGGCTTCAACTTGCCCGCCGACCAACTGGCCCGCCGCCATCTTGTGCATCCCGATGGGCCAGAGGCCTTGCAGCCCGAGAGCAAGCCGATACCTGCCAATGCTGAGCGCAACAAAGTCGAGATGGTGAGCAACAAGCCAACGACCGATAAGGCCGAGGCCAGCGCTATCGCCGTTGATGCAAGCAGTGCGGTTGCCGCATCCGGCAAGAGCTTTGATATTGGCAGCGGCGATGTGCTGATTG harbors:
- a CDS encoding M20 aminoacylase family protein; translation: MTISSPPHLLAQLQATAAEFVDIRRSIHAHPELAFEENRTSSIVAECLERWGYAVHRGLGTTGVVGVLKKGLGGKSLGIRADMDALPIHERTGLDYASRLPGKMHACGHDGHTAILLCAAQYLAEQAEFNGTLNLIFQPAEENEGGALRMVDEGLFEQFPCDEIYALHNAPGLPVGKMAISQGPAMASFDRVTVTLRGRSAHGAMPHHGIDSMQCAASIVLGLQSIITREIDAQHAAVITVGSIQAGEVFNIVPETAVLKIGVRALDPDVRSWVERRIKAFIQAQAESYQLGCEIAYVHKYPVLVNCREQTEYARQAAIRLLGTDNVGERTPTMGSEDFAYMLQKRPGAYIRLGNGVGEDGGCMVHNPLYDFNDKALPVGAAFWVHLAQSYLA
- a CDS encoding 7-cyano-7-deazaguanine/7-aminomethyl-7-deazaguanine transporter — protein: MTSAHAVQTPSSRLPLYLSLLVVFHIAIVIASNYLVQLPITLLGFHSTWGAFSFPFIFLATDLTVRLIGKVEARRVITRAMLPALLVSYVVGVLFHDGRFNGWDTLESFNSFVFRIALASFAAYVLGQLLDIQVFDRIRQKSHAWWLAPAAASVFGQLLDTAAFFSIAFWNSTDAFMAANWMEIAMVDYVIKLAVSLLLFVPAYGVVLATIVRSMRMPAAPAAVAP
- a CDS encoding CaiB/BaiF CoA-transferase family protein; the protein is MHKPATIHPGALQGVKVLDLSRILGGPFCGQILGDHGADVLKVEPPQGDDTRTWGPPFQEGVASYYFGLNRNKRSQFLDLSAADGQARVRELMAQADVVVENFKVGTMEKWGIGYEQMHAEFPHLIWCRVTGFGADGPLGSLPGYDAAIQAMAGIMSINGEADGEPLRVGLPVVDMVTGLNATIGVLLALHERGRSGQGQLVDASLYDSGLSLLHPHAANWFMGGKVPQRSGNAHPNIYPYDALNTGGAPIFLAVGNDRQFRLLCSHVGREALAQDARFATAGQRSVNRVELKTLLEEALLVFDGVSLADELMAIGVPAAPVLNVAQALEHPHTEHREMIVRMGDYQGLGAPIKLSRTPASYRFAPLSEGRDFLTAGTRPDEGHKSVA
- a CDS encoding LysR family transcriptional regulator, which encodes MELRLLHYFVTLAEELHFSRAAQRLSISQPPLSVAIKQLEQELQAQLFERSSKGVRLTAAGEHLLGKARQLLALSQQAAQETRDVAQGTRGHLRLGFVGSSLYRGLPQALEQFQLLHPQVRVDMLEANSAEQILDLQQMRLDMALVHSIQPPEGIASQLIMEEAFVVCMPEHHALQACEAVDLAELKNDRLILFSPMVSPAYHQRIYEMCLAHGFAPEVRHEVRHWLSVISLVSLGQGLALVPAALERVGMPRLVFRPLQGAHPSSEMLAMWRRDPANPLVQTLLTCLKQAVARL
- a CDS encoding acyl-CoA dehydrogenase family protein codes for the protein MSANDQPQMHAVTQAVNAQAHPVPDRHGANFYATDAELQSLLKLYLPADLLAHLQPYFQRMGELAGGRIDELAGIADKNPPELEYRTRSGQDRQRIIKHPAYEELERIAYGEFGLQAMSHRDDMLGWQGKMPPIVKYALTYLFVQSEFGLCCPLSMTDSLTRTLKKFGSSELVDKYLPQLLSLDWDEQAQGAMFMTEQAAGSDISNTQTIAYAQADGSWSLTGDKWFCSNPDAEFAMVLARVDGGPPGMKGISLFLLPRSLDDGSDNHYRIVRLKDKMGTRSMASGEIRMDDARAYLVGEQGRGFVQMADMVNNSRLSNGVRSAGMMRRAVAEAEFIAHERIAFGKRIEDMPLMQRQLDKLRLPAEQARSMVFQTAQTLMRSDAGEPDAYALLRILTPMLKFRACRDARKVTGDAMEVRGGCGYIEEWSDPRLVRDAHLGSIWEGTSNIVALDVIRAIKREGSLPVLQAYLTKLLDEAQLSAAYRQALEAALARAGALAEKAAEEGGDVLARQAATGLYNCTTAIAMAWEAGQTGSAERLRLSQLVLLHRVLSRDPLESAQLPAQWNT
- a CDS encoding tripartite tricarboxylate transporter substrate binding protein is translated as MAGAALSLGTSLGAVAAEKFPERPIMFVVPFPPGGPTDAMARILATELTKELGQSVIVENKAGAGGNIGADAVARAKPDGYTLMFGTSGPLAINKPLYKSINYDPRTSFTPIIYVGYLPNVLVVRPDLGVSNVKELIALDKAKPGKLNFASSGNGASSHLAGVLFNGMAGTQLQHVPYKGTGPALNDLLAGQVDMAFTDILTAMPYIKAGKFKALGIATAKHSSAMPQIPTIAEQGLPAYDVSVFFGVVGPKGMAADRVELLNRAYTKALDSENVKKAFAAQGLERGADTKPAYLASLVKTEVDKWTEVVQKAGVKLD
- the bfr gene encoding bacterioferritin, giving the protein MQGHPAVVDYLKDLLRGELAARDQYFAHSRIYEDQGFTKLFTRLDHEMQEETQHADALLRRILMLGGHPDMRPKEFTPGETVPEMLSKDLATEYEVRAGLQQGIALCEQHRDYVSRDMLLTQLRDTEEDHAYWLEKQLSLINMVGLQNYLQSQT
- a CDS encoding tripartite tricarboxylate transporter substrate binding protein, yielding MNTYHRRTFLQHTAALSSAAALVGRSAWAAESFPSKPLTLMVPYPAGGVSDVAARIFAESIGRSVKQPVIVENLGGGTGLIAANKVLNTPADGYMFFHGSANEVFLAPMLNAAARYKPSDFMQVAPTTDAAIVLMVREGLPVSSYDGFIDYARSRKGQPLTYGTVGIDSMYNLMGDALAAKLQLPFLHVPYKGAAPALQDLAGGQVDFAILPYQASFEGMAKQGRLKILTSFSKALPKDLSHVPLISQSKYSPDFEYTVSAGYFVRKNTPPDRVAVLRSAVGEALMNAEIRSKLEAEGKHVRQSTATQAESDKSFNLFHQRLTLLIQSVGRKSLA